From Clostridium sp. SY8519:
CCGCCGATCCCGATCTGCAGCGTGATCCCGTCATACAGGTAGGGGAAAATATTTGCCGCAATGGCCCGGTCAATCTCACTGGCTTCGCCGCCCGGAGCCGTGCCGATCGGATGATTGTTTTCCACCACATAATCCACTTCGGAAATGTGGATATGATCCCCTTCCATGCCGAAAATTCGGGGCATCGTCTCATTTACTTCCAGAATAATATGATCTGCCGCATCCAGCATCTCCTGCATACAGCAGTTGGTCAGTCCATAGCTGAAATATCCGTGGTCATCCATTGGCGTCACAGTGATCATGGCCACATTCACCGGAGCCAGTCCCTTCTTATAATAGGTGCCGTTGTAGCGGAACAGCATCGGATTGTAAAAGGCCAGTCCCTGATCCACATATTTGCGGTCCAACCCGGAACAATGCCAGGCATTGTAAGTAAACGCCCGGTGCTCCGGATCACATTCCGCCACCTGCACCGGCTTCATCGCAATGGCGCTGCGGATCTTGACATCCCGCAGTTCCTCTTTCCTCGCTGCCAGCGCCGCATCCAGGGCTTCCGGGAAAGAACAGGTCTGACTGTAATCCACCCAGTCTCCGTCTTTTACAAGTTTTACCGCTTCTTCCGGGGTGACAAGTTTCTGCTTATATTCGTCAAAAACGCTCATTCCTATTCCTTTCTGTCTGTTTCAGACATTTCAGTTTCGCATTCAGTCAGGTGTATTATACCATCTGCTTTCGGAATATGGAATATGATTTTGCAAGATATATAATATATTTTTTCAAAAAAGAACTGCTGTCAACTGCAGCAGTTCTTATGCATTTCAAATTTTTCAGCTCTGCGTCCGGCTGTTTTCCGTCTTTCTGTTTATCAGCTCTGCGTTCCGGCCGTTTTCTGTCTTCTGTGCACCCGGCGGCCGATCAGCAGCAAAAGCACGCCAAGCGCCGCCAGAATCACGGAAAGCACCTGAGACACAGCCAGCGAAGTTCCCGGTATCAGGAGCTGGTCTGTACGCAGCCCTTCAATCCAGGCGCGGCCGATGCCGTATCCCACCAGGTACAGGCAGAACACTTCTCCGTTGAATTTTTTATGTCTGGTCCAGAGCAGCAACAGAATCAGCAGTGCCAGGTTCCACAATGACTCATAGAGAAAGGTGGGGTGCACCTGGATGTACTGTATGCCGTCAATAGTCATCTGATGTTCCGCCAGCGCCGAACTGATATCCGAAGCCCGCACTGCGCTGACCGGCAGGCGCATGGCCAGGAGTCCGTCGGTATAGCCGCCGAAGGCTTCCCGATTGAAGAAATTGCCCCAGCGGCCGATGATCTGTCCAAGGACCAGGCCGAGAACCGCCGTATCAAATACCAGCCGCATATTCAACTTTTTGATCCGCGCATACAGCCAGGCAGAAAACACTGCCCCGATTACGCCTCCGTATATCGCCAGGCCGCCCTGACGGATATTCAGAATCGACAGCGGATGATCCTTATAGAGATCCCAGGAAAAAGCCACGTAATACAGCCGGGCACAGATCACGGAAATGATAATGCCCAGGATGGCCAGATTCAGGTAGTCATCCGGTGTCTGTCCCGTCCGGCGGGCCACCGCCATCACCAGCAGCGTGGCAAGCACCATGCCGGTGGCGATGACGATTCCATACAGGGCGATTTCAAACCCGAATACATGGATACTTTTCGGCACATGCCGCAGATACAGGTGCAGATGAGGAAAAATAATCCTGTAATCCATGCCTATTTTTCATCCTTTACTTCAATCCGACGGATTTCCTTGGTGCGGATCTCCCGGCAGATTGCGTCAATGAATTCCTGCAGAGGCTTTACGCCCTCATCTCCGGCATAGCGGCTGCGCACAGACACGGTGCCGTTCTCTGCTTCCTGCTGTCCCACTACCAGCATATACGGAATGCGTTTCAGGCGGGCTTCCCGGATCTTGAATCCGATCTTCTCGGAACGGTTATCCGCTGTGGCATCGATCCCGTTCTTTTTCAGTTCTTCGCATACCTGACGGGCATAATCTGCGTATTTTTCCGAAATAGACAGCACGCGCACCTGTTCCGGGCAGAGCCAGGTCGGGAACATGCCGGCATACTTCTCAATCAGCCAGGCCAGAGTACGCTCATAACATCCCAGAGAGGTTCTGTGGATGACATACGGGCGGACTTTCTCACCGCTCTGATCGATAAAGTACATGTCGAAATTTTCGGCAATCGCACAGTCTAACTGAATGGTGATCATGGTATCTTCTTTGCCGTAGACATTCTTTGCCTGAATATCAATCTTCGGGCCATAGAACGCGGCTTCTCCTTCTGCCTCTGTAAAGGGCAGATCATTTTCTACCAGAATCCGGCGGAGCGCTCCCTGGGATTTTTCCCAGTATTCCTCATCGCCCAGATATTTTTCCCTATTTGACGGATCCCATTTGGAA
This genomic window contains:
- the lgt gene encoding prolipoprotein diacylglyceryl transferase is translated as MDYRIIFPHLHLYLRHVPKSIHVFGFEIALYGIVIATGMVLATLLVMAVARRTGQTPDDYLNLAILGIIISVICARLYYVAFSWDLYKDHPLSILNIRQGGLAIYGGVIGAVFSAWLYARIKKLNMRLVFDTAVLGLVLGQIIGRWGNFFNREAFGGYTDGLLAMRLPVSAVRASDISSALAEHQMTIDGIQYIQVHPTFLYESLWNLALLILLLLWTRHKKFNGEVFCLYLVGYGIGRAWIEGLRTDQLLIPGTSLAVSQVLSVILAALGVLLLLIGRRVHRRQKTAGTQS